The Ferviditalea candida genome includes the window ACGGACAATTGCTCCTTGATCGAATGCATCGTGCGGATCACGCGTTCGTCATCAGCCGGCAGAACACCGAATTCGAAGATGCCGTACACGCTGCTTTCCGGGGTGAAATCCTTCACCCATTTTCCGTCCTCCTGAAACAGGCCGCGTATGAATCTGCCTTTTTGTTCATCCCATAGATGCTTGAGGATTCCGTTCTTAATGCGTTCGGCGGCATGCCGGTACCTTTCGCTGCGCTCTTCATCGCCGAACAGGCTGCAGAAGTTGGAGGCGGCGGACAGTCCTCCGTACACGGCCGAAGCGGTGAATGTATAGATGCCGCAGCGCTCCTCCCAAAGATCGTAGCTCGCTTTGGGAAGATCCAGTTCTGGTTCCATATAATTTTTCAGAAATTTGGCCGCTTTGCGGATCAGACTGCTGTACAGCGATTGCGCCATTTCAATGTTTCCTGACAGCAAACAGTACTGCCACATCGAGAACAGCACGAGTCCGGTCTCGTCCTCTTGGATCGGGAGTTGTTCTTTTCCTCCCGAGAAATAAGGATGCCAGCTGGAGCCGACGGTACCGTCCGGATTGTATTTGTGCTGCAAATATCCTCCCGGAGACAGCACATCCGAGCAAAACCGGAAAAACGGCGCGATCGTTGCCGAATATCCTGCCATCGACATGGCATAAGCGATTAATGCACCGTCTCTCGGCCACATATAGCTGTAATGGTCTCGGTTGTAATTGAGGATATCGGTGTCGTTGGCGGCGAGAATGGCTCCCCGGTTGTCGGTTTGCGTCCGCACGATCAACAGGCTCTGCTTGAACAGGTTGATCACACTTTCGCCAAGGTCGCCGTAGTTTCGCTCGTTTTTGTTGACCCAGCGCTGCCAGTAGATTTTGACCCGATCGATCAATTTTCCGGGGTTGCTTTCCCGCACATACAGATCCAGTTTTTTGACGGCCTCCAGCGTTTCCGCGACGCTCATCCAATAGTAGGCCGCCCGGTCCTCCAAAGGACCGATTTGCAGACGAAAGCCGATGGTGCTGTCCACCGAACCTTGGGCAATGGCATTGCTCATCAAGTGACCGTCCTCCGCATCCTTCCAAGTGCCCTCCGCATGATGGAATCTTTTGACCCCGGTCGTAAACTGATCGATTCCTTTTCCGCCCGCCGTGCCGTTAAACATGAAGTAGCGGTTTCTTTTGTAATGGAATACCGTATTGTTCTCGGGATAGTATACCGCCGTATCGCCGACTTCGCTTTCGTTAATGGACAGGTCTTGGCTGAAAAACAGGCGGATTTCCCGTTCCTTCCGCTGATGGTTGGTGACGATCACCCGTTTGAGGTAAATATTGTCCCGCTGATGGACGGCATCGTTCACGATCAGGGAAATTTCCATGCCGGAATGGTACAGCCGGACCTGCGTCACAAGCGAATCCTGAATATAGGATGCATTGACTTCCCAGCTTTCGTCGCTTAACCAGGCGAATTCCCCTTCGGCCCAAACCCCCACCCTGCAGGGATGTCCGGCAACATGATTCAATTGTCCGACATAAGGGTAGTATACGTCTCTGATAAAGGAATAGCGGTCGAGGTTGATAAGCATATTTCCGTTTCCGATAGATAATTGTCTCGGCATTATGATCACTTCCTTGTTTAGGCATCGCGATGAAATAACTTCCACTAAATTGGTGGCAAAGATCAATTAAACCGCTTGAACCTTTGCCGCCAAAAGTGGAACTAATTCCATCGCGAGCCCTTAGTCGTTCCGTTTGCTTATTGTGCTTTTAATACCTCCCCGTAAAGGCGGGCGGTTGCTTCCGCGATGCTTTGCCAGTTGAAATGTTCGATGATCTCCCGCTTGGCTTCCACCGTCAGGCGTTGAGCCTTCTCCGGATCGTTCAGCAGCGCGAGGATCTGCTCCGCCAACGCTTGAGGGCTTCCAGGTGCTGCCGTTAAACCTGTCTCATTGTGCCGCACGATTTCCGGCAAGCCGCCTGTTTCAGAGGCTACGACGGGAATACCGGCGGCCATCGCTTCAAGTGCGGCAATACCGAAAGGCTCGTACAGGCTGGGTACGACACATACATCGGCAGCGGACAAGAGGAAACGGCGCATTCGGTCGCTGATGCGGCCCGTAAAGAAGACGCGGTCTTTGGCAAGCCTTTGGGCCGACGCGATCAGGGCTTCCCGCTTCGGACCGTCCCCGACAATCCACAATCGTGTCTGCGGATACATGCGGAGAATTGCGGGCATTGCCTCTATCAGGTTATGAATGCCCTTTTCATGGACAAGCCTGCCGACATACAGGATATCGATTCCTTTTACTTTGGCGTCAGGGCAAGTCCGCTGTGCGGCCAGAAGCTTTCTTTCACGATGCAGGCGTGTCGGAAAGCTCAGGTCTGCCGGGTCGAAGCCGTTGGGAAGAACGGACACTTTATGCGGAGGAGGCCGAAAAAGGCCGTTGACTTCTGCTTCCATTGCCCGGCTGCAGACAATAATGCGGTCGGCTGCTGTGCTCATTCGGAATTCTTTAGCATGGATGGTCTTTTGCAAATCCGTATCCAAACGGCCGAAGAATCTGCCGGCTTCCGTCGCATGCAGCGTGGCGATGATCGGAATACCGAGGAACTCGCCCATTTCTTCGGCGGAGTCATGCACCAGCCAGTCATGCGCATGGATAAGGTGAAACCGCATGCCATTGTTCCACAGCTTTAGTGTATGCTGCACGAAGCCGATATTCATCAACAGCACCCATTCGGCAAAAGCTTCGCGGCTGACTGCGGAATTCACCGATACTCTGTGCACATGAACGCGATCTGTATATTCATATTCAGGGACAAACCCTGCCGAACGGGTGATGACGTGGATTTCGTGGTTCAACTCGGCCAGATGAACGGCAAGCCCATGAACGGAACGGGAAAGTCCTCCGACAATCATCGGAGGATATTCCCATGTCAACATCAGAATCCGCAAGGATCGGTTCATCGGCATGC containing:
- a CDS encoding glycosyltransferase family 4 protein, with amino-acid sequence MPMNRSLRILMLTWEYPPMIVGGLSRSVHGLAVHLAELNHEIHVITRSAGFVPEYEYTDRVHVHRVSVNSAVSREAFAEWVLLMNIGFVQHTLKLWNNGMRFHLIHAHDWLVHDSAEEMGEFLGIPIIATLHATEAGRFFGRLDTDLQKTIHAKEFRMSTAADRIIVCSRAMEAEVNGLFRPPPHKVSVLPNGFDPADLSFPTRLHRERKLLAAQRTCPDAKVKGIDILYVGRLVHEKGIHNLIEAMPAILRMYPQTRLWIVGDGPKREALIASAQRLAKDRVFFTGRISDRMRRFLLSAADVCVVPSLYEPFGIAALEAMAAGIPVVASETGGLPEIVRHNETGLTAAPGSPQALAEQILALLNDPEKAQRLTVEAKREIIEHFNWQSIAEATARLYGEVLKAQ
- a CDS encoding glycoside hydrolase family 15 protein; the encoded protein is MPRQLSIGNGNMLINLDRYSFIRDVYYPYVGQLNHVAGHPCRVGVWAEGEFAWLSDESWEVNASYIQDSLVTQVRLYHSGMEISLIVNDAVHQRDNIYLKRVIVTNHQRKEREIRLFFSQDLSINESEVGDTAVYYPENNTVFHYKRNRYFMFNGTAGGKGIDQFTTGVKRFHHAEGTWKDAEDGHLMSNAIAQGSVDSTIGFRLQIGPLEDRAAYYWMSVAETLEAVKKLDLYVRESNPGKLIDRVKIYWQRWVNKNERNYGDLGESVINLFKQSLLIVRTQTDNRGAILAANDTDILNYNRDHYSYMWPRDGALIAYAMSMAGYSATIAPFFRFCSDVLSPGGYLQHKYNPDGTVGSSWHPYFSGGKEQLPIQEDETGLVLFSMWQYCLLSGNIEMAQSLYSSLIRKAAKFLKNYMEPELDLPKASYDLWEERCGIYTFTASAVYGGLSAASNFCSLFGDEERSERYRHAAERIKNGILKHLWDEQKGRFIRGLFQEDGKWVKDFTPESSVYGIFEFGVLPADDERVIRTMHSIKEQLSVQTPVGGIARYKRDYYFQRSADTERIPGNPWIICTLWYAEWEIEVAQTLADLASPKSTLEWVVRHTLESGVLPEQLDPFDGSPLSVAPLTWSHATFVLAVAKYISKYEELAGK